From a region of the Paenibacillus sp. FSL R10-2734 genome:
- a CDS encoding transposase has product MGEHRQRYNEEFKKQTVQFIQDQTKTVGDLAEELNIPKSTLHQWMSQYRELKNEPVASRDRVRELEAQLKEMSRQLQEKDNKIADVEEELAIVKKAVHIFSKPRN; this is encoded by the coding sequence ATGGGAGAACATCGACAACGGTATAACGAAGAATTCAAGAAACAGACGGTGCAATTCATTCAAGATCAAACGAAGACGGTAGGTGACTTGGCCGAAGAGCTCAACATCCCTAAAAGTACTCTTCATCAATGGATGAGCCAATACCGAGAACTGAAGAATGAACCGGTAGCCAGCAGGGATCGAGTACGAGAACTTGAGGCGCAGTTGAAAGAAATGAGTCGCCAACTTCAAGAAAAAGATAATAAGATCGCTGATGTGGAAGAAGAATTAGCGATCGTAAAAAAAGCAGTGCACATCTTCAGCAAACCAAGGAACTAA
- a CDS encoding IS3 family transposase, with protein sequence MEKHRSEFHLEKMCMSLQVSRSGYYKWRLEKTNTQKLRRTAIMKRIQYHFADHHKRYGSPKITVLLHQEGYTITERTVSVYMRQMKLRSVVCKTYRVQTTDSNHDHPIAPNTLNQQFKILKPNKVWVTDITYIPCRGGRLYLASVMDLCTREIVGWRLENHMETSLVLGALQDAYAAKRPKKGLLHHSDRGSQYTSHEYAKQLKEYGMESSMSRRGNCYDNACIESWHSILKKELIYCNPRFKTKEQAYQALFQYIEFYYNRKRMHGALGYLSPVRFAEQFTGKSVS encoded by the coding sequence ATTGAAAAGCATCGCTCCGAGTTCCACTTGGAGAAGATGTGCATGTCTCTACAGGTGTCAAGGAGCGGATACTACAAGTGGCGGTTAGAAAAAACCAATACACAAAAGCTTCGTAGGACTGCCATAATGAAGCGAATTCAGTATCATTTTGCGGATCATCATAAGCGGTATGGGAGTCCGAAGATCACCGTCCTGTTACATCAAGAAGGCTACACCATTACCGAGCGTACTGTAAGCGTGTATATGCGACAAATGAAGCTTCGTTCCGTTGTGTGTAAAACGTATCGCGTGCAAACTACCGACTCCAATCATGACCACCCGATCGCTCCGAACACTTTAAACCAACAATTTAAGATCCTTAAACCCAACAAAGTATGGGTCACGGATATTACCTATATTCCTTGCCGAGGTGGACGCTTGTATCTAGCCAGTGTAATGGATCTTTGTACGCGTGAAATTGTAGGGTGGCGTCTGGAGAACCATATGGAAACTAGCCTGGTTTTGGGTGCCTTGCAAGATGCTTACGCAGCCAAACGACCCAAAAAGGGCCTATTGCATCACTCCGACCGAGGTTCTCAATATACTTCTCATGAATACGCTAAGCAATTGAAGGAATACGGCATGGAATCCAGCATGAGCCGCAGAGGCAACTGTTACGATAACGCCTGTATCGAGTCATGGCACAGCATTTTGAAGAAGGAACTTATCTATTGCAATCCACGCTTCAAAACCAAGGAGCAAGCCTACCAGGCGCTTTTTCAATACATTGAGTTTTACTATAACCGCAAGCGAATGCATGGTGCGCTGGGGTATCTTTCCCCCGTTCGTTTTGCTGAGCAATTTACTGGAAAATCTGTTTCGTGA
- a CDS encoding cupin domain-containing protein gives MAKIFNENTVTFKQKQSPIPEFAWHTSERLAEMVNSKHLVFDIRSLDPDKYSFPYHFHRNAEEIFVILTGKAMLRTPGGFTEVTEGDVIFFEMGPEGAHQLYNHTEVPCKYLDLRTNQGIDVCEYPDSGKINILPYQEIYQADEQADYYVGEEQIREKWNGMEDRT, from the coding sequence TTGGCGAAGATTTTTAATGAGAACACAGTTACCTTTAAACAAAAGCAGTCCCCCATACCTGAGTTTGCTTGGCATACAAGTGAGAGATTAGCTGAAATGGTTAATTCAAAACATCTAGTCTTCGACATAAGATCTTTAGATCCAGATAAATATTCCTTTCCTTATCATTTTCATAGAAACGCTGAAGAGATATTTGTGATTTTAACTGGAAAAGCGATGTTAAGGACGCCCGGGGGTTTTACAGAGGTTACTGAAGGTGATGTGATATTTTTTGAAATGGGACCGGAAGGTGCTCATCAGCTTTATAATCATACGGAAGTGCCTTGCAAGTATCTTGATCTCCGAACGAATCAGGGCATAGATGTTTGCGAATATCCAGACTCAGGAAAAATCAACATTTTACCCTATCAAGAAATATATCAAGCGGATGAACAGGCGGATTATTATGTAGGAGAAGAACAGATTCGGGAGAAATGGAACGGAATGGAGGATCGTACTTGA
- a CDS encoding MBL fold metallo-hydrolase — protein sequence MERNGGSYLIQDRWFTVINIDPTTYAISEYGHWERVHSFLLLGKEKAVLIDTGLGIDNIKRITDELTDLPIAVITTHVHADHIGSHGQFETIYVHKEDEDWLINGIQGLSLTQIRRDMSRDITLPIPETFDPYTYTPFQGEPTALLEEGDVLDIGERELEIYHTPGHSPGHISIFDHANGYLFTGDLLYDVTPIYAFYPSTSPVDLVASLEKITEIPNVTRIFGSHNTLGLDPAILQEVKKAVRELREQNLVAHGTGIHQFNGFSVQF from the coding sequence ATGGAACGGAATGGAGGATCGTACTTGATACAAGATCGATGGTTCACAGTTATAAATATTGATCCGACAACTTATGCGATAAGTGAATATGGGCATTGGGAAAGGGTGCATTCTTTTTTACTATTAGGGAAAGAAAAAGCTGTGTTAATTGATACGGGATTAGGTATTGATAATATAAAAAGAATAACGGATGAGTTAACGGATTTACCTATCGCTGTCATCACTACGCATGTGCATGCTGATCATATTGGCAGTCATGGACAGTTTGAAACGATCTATGTTCATAAAGAGGATGAGGATTGGTTAATTAACGGAATACAAGGCTTGTCCCTTACCCAGATAAGAAGAGATATGAGCAGAGATATTACCCTTCCTATTCCTGAAACCTTTGATCCTTATACTTATACACCTTTTCAGGGCGAACCTACGGCTCTTTTGGAAGAGGGGGATGTACTCGACATAGGAGAACGTGAATTAGAAATTTACCATACACCGGGTCATTCGCCAGGCCATATCAGCATTTTTGATCATGCTAACGGATATCTGTTTACAGGGGATTTATTGTATGACGTTACACCTATCTATGCTTTTTACCCTTCGACTAGTCCGGTTGATTTAGTGGCTTCATTAGAAAAGATTACGGAAATTCCAAATGTGACTCGAATATTCGGCTCCCATAATACGTTAGGTCTGGATCCAGCTATTTTGCAAGAGGTTAAGAAGGCAGTTCGTGAATTGCGTGAACAGAATCTTGTCGCTCATGGTACAGGTATTCATCAGTTTAACGGGTTTAGTGTGCAGTTTTAA
- a CDS encoding L,D-transpeptidase: MPNYRIIVDLSQRMLYLLDNNVVVRGFPVGIGKMVTQSPLGEFTIINKQPNPGGPFGAFWMGLSKPHYGIHGTNDPSSIGHEVSHGCIRMYNEDVLALAAIVPIGTRVTIRN; this comes from the coding sequence ATGCCAAATTATCGAATTATTGTAGATTTATCGCAGCGAATGCTTTATCTTCTTGATAACAACGTTGTGGTCAGGGGCTTCCCTGTCGGAATCGGTAAAATGGTAACTCAATCCCCACTGGGCGAGTTCACAATTATTAACAAGCAGCCCAATCCTGGTGGTCCATTTGGTGCATTTTGGATGGGACTTTCAAAGCCTCACTATGGGATACATGGAACTAACGATCCCTCATCCATAGGTCACGAAGTCTCACACGGTTGTATTCGTATGTACAATGAGGATGTATTAGCACTCGCAGCGATTGTCCCCATTGGAACACGAGTGACGATAAGAAATTAA
- the lexA gene encoding transcriptional repressor LexA produces the protein MSKISSRQLAILEFIRSEVRSKGYPPSVREIGEAVGLASSSTVHGHLDRLEKKGLIRRDPTKPRAIELLGQEDSENVHHFAQTVARIPVVGKVTAGVPITATENIEDYFPLPTHYVGDNKVFMLSVQGDSMVEAGIMNGDYVIVRQQQTADNGDIVVAMTEEDEATVKTFYKERDHIRLQPENPAYEPLRLNRVTILGRVIGLFRDIH, from the coding sequence ATGTCAAAGATTTCTAGTCGCCAGCTGGCGATCCTGGAATTTATACGTAGCGAAGTCCGCAGCAAGGGTTATCCTCCTTCCGTCCGGGAGATTGGAGAAGCTGTTGGTCTAGCTTCCAGCTCCACAGTTCACGGTCATTTGGATCGGCTTGAGAAGAAGGGACTTATTCGTCGAGATCCAACGAAGCCTCGTGCGATAGAATTGCTAGGCCAAGAGGATTCCGAGAATGTCCATCATTTCGCACAAACCGTCGCTCGCATTCCTGTCGTAGGCAAGGTTACCGCCGGGGTGCCTATCACTGCTACTGAGAATATTGAAGACTATTTCCCACTTCCAACTCACTATGTTGGAGATAACAAAGTATTTATGTTATCGGTTCAAGGTGACAGTATGGTAGAAGCAGGGATTATGAATGGTGACTATGTAATTGTTCGTCAACAACAAACGGCTGATAACGGAGATATCGTTGTAGCTATGACTGAAGAAGATGAAGCAACCGTTAAGACCTTTTATAAAGAACGTGATCATATACGTCTTCAGCCGGAGAATCCGGCATATGAGCCTCTTCGCCTTAATCGCGTAACCATTCTCGGCAGAGTTATCGGACTGTTCCGAGATATCCACTAA
- a CDS encoding LysM peptidoglycan-binding domain-containing protein yields the protein MLKYSTYRSIYDKAPVVESLGHNPITRNSAQIKEITDRLLEGLMRLFRRDFVIKLTLIIVLVLSGLTVVGNVFAGSTSLMKDEKRVVVERGDTLWSIALENKPSDMKTAVYIEGIKKSNGIKGSQINAGDVLTLPIY from the coding sequence ATGTTAAAATACAGTACATACCGTAGCATCTACGATAAAGCCCCAGTGGTTGAATCTTTAGGACATAATCCTATTACCCGTAATTCAGCTCAGATTAAAGAGATTACAGATCGCTTGCTTGAAGGATTGATGCGTTTGTTCCGGAGAGATTTTGTTATTAAACTGACATTGATCATTGTGCTCGTACTATCAGGGCTTACAGTAGTAGGTAATGTATTTGCAGGATCAACTTCTTTAATGAAGGATGAGAAGCGCGTAGTGGTTGAACGTGGAGATACACTTTGGAGTATAGCTCTTGAGAATAAACCTTCTGATATGAAGACGGCTGTATATATAGAAGGAATTAAAAAATCTAATGGGATTAAGGGTAGTCAAATTAATGCTGGAGATGTTCTAACGTTACCTATTTATTAA
- a CDS encoding DUF896 domain-containing protein produces MNIDELVARINELARKQKSVGLNQEELAERAKLREIYLGNIRNNFRAQLNTIELVDNDEHEEGNKGLKH; encoded by the coding sequence TTGAATATTGATGAGTTGGTCGCGCGTATTAACGAATTGGCACGCAAACAGAAGAGCGTAGGCCTTAATCAAGAGGAATTGGCGGAACGTGCCAAGCTCCGTGAAATTTATTTGGGGAATATCCGCAATAATTTTCGAGCACAATTGAATACGATTGAATTGGTTGATAATGATGAGCATGAAGAAGGTAACAAGGGACTTAAGCATTAA
- a CDS encoding HAD family hydrolase, translated as MPISAVLFDLDDTLLWDDRSVNEAFRSTCEAAGETIDPQELEVAVRKEAIGLYESYETNPFTKMIGINPFEALWGNFTAGEQPEFRQLEQLAPGYRKESWRRGLAALGVEDEVLAETLANKFAAERRKRAYIYEETIQVLEELKGKVKLLLLTNGCPALQQEKLDGVPEIVPFFDHIVISGSFGKGKPDKDIFLHALELLDIAPEQGVMVGDKLTTDIRGGLATGLTTVWINRKGKQPDPEIQPDYEIKHLGELLSIVQSL; from the coding sequence ATGCCAATTTCTGCCGTACTATTTGACCTTGATGATACACTGCTCTGGGATGATCGGAGCGTCAATGAAGCATTTCGTTCTACATGTGAAGCCGCCGGGGAAACGATTGATCCACAAGAACTAGAAGTCGCGGTGCGTAAAGAAGCCATAGGATTATATGAATCATACGAAACGAACCCATTTACAAAAATGATCGGGATTAATCCTTTTGAAGCACTTTGGGGAAACTTTACTGCAGGTGAACAACCGGAATTCCGTCAATTGGAGCAACTTGCACCGGGATACCGTAAAGAGTCGTGGCGTCGTGGTCTTGCAGCTCTTGGTGTAGAGGATGAAGTTCTTGCTGAGACATTAGCTAACAAGTTTGCAGCAGAGCGTAGAAAACGGGCTTACATCTATGAAGAAACGATTCAGGTGCTTGAAGAGCTGAAGGGTAAAGTGAAGCTATTGCTTTTGACTAACGGATGCCCTGCATTGCAACAAGAGAAGCTGGATGGTGTACCTGAAATCGTTCCTTTCTTTGATCACATCGTGATTTCCGGAAGCTTCGGCAAAGGAAAACCGGATAAGGATATTTTTCTACATGCCTTAGAGCTTCTTGACATTGCACCTGAGCAAGGGGTTATGGTCGGTGATAAGCTTACAACGGATATTCGTGGTGGGTTGGCAACAGGGTTGACTACGGTCTGGATTAATAGAAAAGGTAAACAGCCAGATCCTGAAATTCAGCCGGATTATGAAATCAAGCATCTTGGGGAGCTTCTTTCAATAGTCCAATCTTTATAA
- a CDS encoding FixH family protein: MNMNMDMDMSMEPIKVELHWSPEEVVVNQKVTFEAVVTQDNSAVDDAKEVLFEIVKKDDDGHKMELKGKLVGDGIYQAEGTLETEGQYIVTSHVTARTQHSMPNKELIVKP; the protein is encoded by the coding sequence ATGAATATGAACATGGACATGGATATGTCTATGGAGCCTATTAAGGTCGAGTTACATTGGAGTCCTGAAGAGGTTGTTGTAAATCAGAAGGTGACCTTTGAGGCTGTGGTGACGCAAGACAACTCGGCAGTGGATGATGCGAAAGAGGTTTTGTTCGAAATTGTGAAGAAAGATGATGATGGACATAAAATGGAGCTTAAAGGGAAGCTAGTCGGTGATGGAATCTATCAAGCTGAAGGAACTCTTGAGACAGAAGGACAATATATTGTTACATCTCATGTAACTGCAAGAACTCAGCATTCTATGCCTAATAAAGAACTCATTGTAAAACCATGA